A stretch of the Bacillus sp. B-jedd genome encodes the following:
- a CDS encoding GNAT family N-acetyltransferase has protein sequence MAPNLYSIAEVQFLDNFEAGGIQDGERMIGYAMAGLDPDEHNYWIYRFMIDKESQGKGYGKKGLQLLTDRLKQNEGCRLIMVGNHPENESASRLYKSCRFEDKGMAPWGEKLMGLQVNE, from the coding sequence ATGGCACCAAATCTATATTCAATTGCTGAAGTACAGTTTCTTGACAACTTTGAAGCCGGGGGAATTCAGGATGGAGAGAGGATGATAGGGTATGCAATGGCGGGCCTTGATCCTGATGAACATAACTACTGGATTTACCGTTTTATGATCGATAAAGAGAGCCAAGGGAAAGGGTATGGCAAAAAAGGACTCCAGTTGCTTACGGACAGGCTTAAACAGAACGAAGGATGCAGGTTGATCATGGTTGGTAATCATCCGGAAAACGAATCAGCTTCAAGGCTGTATAAATCCTGCAGATTCGAAGACAAAGGGATGGCGCCATGGGGTGAAAAGCTGATGGGGCTGCAAGTAAACGAATGA
- a CDS encoding ABC-F family ATP-binding cassette domain-containing protein, with protein sequence MALLIVENLSHTFGDRTLFKDVSFRLLAEDHVGLVGANGVGKSTLMNIITNQLIHDSGKVEWTPGVQYGYLDQHTVLTAGRSMRDVLRDAFLPLFEKERELNEVTAKMADATPEELEELLERMGEIQDALDAGGFYTLDIKIEEAARGLGLDAIGLDRDVAALSGGQRTKVLLAKLLLEQPRVLLLDEPTNYLDVEHIRWLSGYLKEYPYAFLLISHDTEFMNSVSNTIFHLEFSKLTRYTATYEKFLELAEINKNQHINAYEKQQEFIKKQEDFIAKNKARYSTTGRAKSRQKQLERLERIDRPETAIKPTFEFKESRSSSRFVFEAKDLEIGYTHPLLPKMDMVIEKGEKIAIIGCNGVGKSTLLKTMLGKIDPLGGKVERGDFLFPSYFEQEVKAKDVTPIDDVWNEFPSLDQHQVRAALARCGLKNEHISRPLSQLSGGEQAKVRLCKLMMYESNWILFDEPTNHLDITAKEELQKALKNYKGTIVLVCHEPEFYEGWVTRVWNVEEWSIKA encoded by the coding sequence ATGGCACTATTAATTGTAGAAAATTTAAGTCATACATTCGGGGATCGCACCCTTTTCAAAGATGTCTCTTTCCGGCTATTGGCCGAGGACCATGTTGGCCTCGTTGGCGCGAACGGCGTCGGTAAGTCAACGCTGATGAATATTATTACGAATCAACTCATCCACGACAGCGGGAAGGTCGAATGGACACCTGGCGTGCAATACGGATACCTGGACCAGCACACCGTACTTACCGCGGGACGCTCGATGCGCGATGTTCTCCGTGATGCCTTCCTTCCCCTTTTTGAAAAGGAACGGGAGTTGAATGAAGTGACGGCTAAAATGGCCGATGCGACTCCTGAAGAGCTTGAAGAACTTCTGGAACGGATGGGAGAAATTCAGGACGCCCTTGACGCCGGAGGATTTTACACATTGGATATTAAGATTGAAGAAGCGGCTCGGGGGTTGGGGCTTGATGCGATTGGCCTTGACAGGGATGTCGCGGCGCTTAGCGGCGGACAGCGTACAAAAGTGCTTCTAGCCAAGCTTTTGCTCGAGCAGCCGAGAGTCCTTTTGCTCGATGAGCCGACAAACTATCTCGATGTCGAACATATCCGATGGTTGTCCGGCTATCTGAAGGAATATCCGTATGCTTTTCTGCTCATTTCCCACGATACGGAGTTTATGAACTCAGTTTCGAATACAATTTTCCACCTGGAATTTTCAAAGCTGACCCGCTATACGGCGACGTATGAAAAATTCCTCGAGCTTGCTGAAATTAATAAAAATCAGCATATAAATGCGTACGAAAAACAGCAAGAATTCATTAAAAAACAGGAAGATTTCATTGCGAAAAATAAAGCCCGTTATTCAACGACCGGCCGTGCAAAAAGTCGACAGAAACAGCTGGAGCGCCTGGAGCGGATTGATCGCCCGGAAACAGCTATTAAGCCGACTTTCGAATTTAAAGAGTCGCGTAGTAGCAGCCGCTTTGTTTTTGAAGCGAAGGATTTGGAAATTGGCTATACTCATCCCCTCCTGCCCAAAATGGACATGGTCATCGAAAAAGGCGAAAAAATCGCGATTATCGGCTGCAACGGAGTCGGTAAATCAACTTTACTGAAAACAATGCTAGGCAAAATCGATCCTCTTGGCGGTAAAGTGGAACGTGGTGATTTCCTCTTCCCTTCATATTTTGAACAGGAAGTGAAAGCAAAAGACGTCACTCCGATTGATGATGTCTGGAATGAGTTCCCTTCGCTCGATCAGCATCAAGTCCGTGCCGCTCTCGCGCGCTGTGGTTTGAAGAATGAGCATATATCCCGCCCACTCAGCCAATTAAGCGGCGGTGAGCAAGCAAAAGTCCGGCTCTGCAAGCTGATGATGTATGAAAGCAACTGGATCCTGTTTGACGAGCCGACTAACCATCTGGATATTACCGCGAAAGAAGAATTGCAAAAGGCACTTAAAAACTATAAAGGCACGATTGTCCTCGTCTGCCATGAGCCTGAATTTTATGAGGGATGGGTAACGAGGGTTTGGAATGTGGAAGAATGGTCTATAAAAGCTTAA
- a CDS encoding putative selenate ABC transporter substrate-binding protein: MKKWLVVFLAALLMLAAAGCGNKEESSDSVENNKGKVFKIGAIPDQSATEMKKSMDAVAKHLSEETGMKVEFVPSVDYAALVTAFQRGDIQLAFFGGLTGVQAKSLVPEAEAIAQRPRDAEFHSVFITQKDSGISSLGDLKGKSFTFGSESSTSGHLMPRYYLMKEGIDPAKDFDDQPNFSGSHDTTYKLIESGAFKAGALNEAVWETAVKEKKVDTNKVNVFYTTPAYYDYHWMINKTDKETKEKVKTALLSMTPEQLSGLNMFATDKFIETKNENYQAIEEVAKELKIIK; this comes from the coding sequence ATGAAAAAATGGCTAGTCGTTTTCCTTGCTGCGTTACTGATGCTGGCTGCTGCGGGATGCGGAAACAAAGAGGAATCGTCCGATTCAGTTGAAAATAATAAGGGTAAAGTTTTTAAAATCGGCGCGATCCCCGATCAAAGCGCCACTGAGATGAAAAAGAGCATGGATGCGGTCGCAAAACACTTGTCAGAAGAAACAGGTATGAAAGTTGAATTTGTCCCATCAGTTGATTATGCTGCACTTGTAACGGCCTTTCAGCGCGGGGATATCCAGCTGGCGTTTTTTGGAGGATTGACAGGCGTGCAGGCGAAAAGCCTGGTCCCTGAAGCGGAGGCAATAGCCCAAAGGCCGCGTGATGCGGAATTTCACTCCGTATTTATTACTCAAAAGGATTCGGGCATCAGCTCGCTTGGCGACCTGAAGGGGAAATCTTTTACTTTCGGAAGTGAAAGTTCAACTTCTGGCCATTTAATGCCCCGCTACTATTTAATGAAGGAAGGCATTGACCCTGCCAAGGATTTTGACGACCAGCCGAATTTTTCCGGCTCCCATGATACAACCTACAAACTGATTGAATCGGGGGCGTTTAAGGCGGGTGCCCTGAATGAAGCTGTTTGGGAAACCGCTGTGAAGGAGAAAAAGGTCGATACAAATAAAGTCAATGTTTTTTACACAACTCCGGCCTATTATGACTATCATTGGATGATTAATAAAACGGATAAAGAGACAAAAGAAAAAGTAAAAACAGCGCTTCTTTCCATGACGCCCGAACAGCTTTCCGGGCTGAACATGTTCGCAACCGATAAATTTATCGAGACGAAAAACGAAAATTACCAGGCGATTGAAGAAGTTGCAAAAGAATTGAAGATTATCAAGTAA
- a CDS encoding phosphonate ABC transporter ATP-binding protein, with product MEQIRMLEAINISKSFGKKSALSSLSFIISKGEKVALIGPSGAGKTTLLNTIVGTVEPDEGEWIVAGKRRSLYKSGKAFAKKAGVIRQQFDLVGQLAVIHNVLAGRLADWGLVKSLISLFLPRDKQMAELALRRVGLEDKMFEETSSLSGGEQQRVALARLLVQKPEIVLADEPVASLDPARAEDVLAVLSSIVSEQNQTLIASLHSVEYARKYFSRIIALKDGQIFFDLPTEQVTDQLLGDLYKLKVVQANE from the coding sequence ATGGAACAAATCAGAATGTTAGAGGCTATTAATATTTCAAAATCGTTTGGGAAGAAGTCTGCACTCTCTTCCCTTTCTTTTATTATTTCCAAAGGCGAGAAAGTCGCACTGATCGGTCCGAGCGGCGCCGGGAAAACAACTTTGCTGAATACTATCGTCGGCACGGTAGAGCCTGATGAGGGCGAATGGATTGTCGCTGGAAAACGTCGCTCGCTTTATAAAAGCGGAAAAGCTTTTGCCAAGAAAGCCGGGGTCATCCGCCAGCAATTCGACCTTGTCGGCCAGCTCGCGGTCATTCATAATGTCCTCGCCGGTCGGCTTGCCGATTGGGGTCTTGTAAAATCACTGATTTCGCTGTTCCTGCCCCGGGACAAGCAAATGGCTGAGCTTGCCCTACGGCGGGTCGGCCTTGAAGACAAGATGTTTGAGGAGACCTCCTCCCTTTCCGGCGGAGAACAGCAAAGGGTCGCCCTCGCCCGCTTGCTTGTCCAAAAGCCGGAAATCGTCTTGGCCGATGAACCAGTAGCGTCCCTTGACCCAGCCCGCGCGGAGGATGTTTTAGCTGTCTTATCCTCCATCGTTTCGGAACAAAATCAGACGCTCATCGCCAGCCTTCATTCAGTCGAGTATGCCAGAAAGTATTTCTCGAGGATTATTGCGCTCAAGGATGGCCAAATCTTTTTTGACCTTCCGACAGAGCAGGTTACGGATCAACTTCTGGGCGATTTATATAAGCTGAAAGTGGTCCAGGCCAATGAATAA